From the genome of Syntrophorhabdaceae bacterium:
CGAGGGGGTTATGGAGTATTTTTCTTCCATAAGGGGGTCATAATCACCATCATGGGAAAGCTCTTTTATGTCCGGTATGCATTGTTTTTTTATTGGGCAAAGGGGGTTATCTTTGTCAATAAGATTTAGATAGAAAAGGGGTATCTTCAAGGGGTAGACCCTTGAGGTATTGTTTATTTCTTTTATTTTTCTATTACTTAATTCTAAGTGTTTCTTTAATTCTAAAACATTAAAGATAAAAGGGAGGGTATTATTACTACCCTCCTTGCCTCTCATCACCTATTTTATCACCAGAAAGTGCGCCCTTCTGTTTTTTGCCCATGCCTCTTCATTGTGGCCTGGGTCAAAGGGTCTTTCTTTGCCATAACTCACAGTCTCCAGGAGTTTTCCATTAACGCCAAGATTTATCAAGTAATTTTTTGTAGAATCAGCCCTTTTCTGGCCAAGGACAAGGTTGTATTCCACGGTCCCTCTTTCGTCACAGTGTCCTTCTATCCTTACCTTTTTTCCTGGGTTTGCTTTAAACCAGTCGAGGTTTTTTTTGAGCGTCTCTGCATCACCCGGTCTTATATTGTATTTATCAAAGTCAAAGAATATATCTTTAAGTTCAACTGCAGCCACAGGTGCTGCCTTTGGCACCTCTTTTTCCGCTACAGGCGCAGGTTCTTCCTTTTTTGCCTCCTCAGCCTTTGGGACTACCACTTGAACCTCAGGTGCCTTTGGTTTTTCAGCCTCTGTCTTTACAACCTGCTGTCCACAACCAAAAGAAAAGAATATACCTAATACAAATACCAAGGTTATTATGCCAAACCATTTAATCTTCATATTCCACCCCTTCTTGAAAAATTTTTGGGTATACTCTCTTAATGAGGGTATACCCTTTTAAAAGCATTACTTTTTCTCAGGTGCTGGAGCTGCCTTCTCAGGTGCTGGAGCTGCCTTCTCAGGTGCTGGAGCTGCCTTCTCAGGTGCTGGAGCTGCCGGTTTTGCCTCTTCCTTTGGTGGAGCCGGTTTTGGCGGTTCTGATGGTCCGCAACCCATTAATGCAATGCTGCCAAAGAAAGCAACTGCTATAAAAAGTACCAACAGTTTCTTCATTTGTCTGTCACCTCCTTTCGTATTCTTTTAATTCTGTTTTTATATAATATATCAAAACAGATAAGTAAATTAAAATTTTTTTATAATCACATTTTTTTTGATTTCTTCTACCTCTTTTTTTGCCAAAGGGTGTTGCTCTTGTCTTAAAGTGGCTGCTGTTCCACAAGCAACACCCAGGACAAGGGCATTTTCTATATCATCACCACAAGACAGTAAAAAGGTCATCCCTGCAATCAAATAGTCTCCTGCACCCATAGAGCTTCTCACCTTAACTGTGGGAGGGACAGCATGCAAAACCTTTTCTTTTGTTATGGCAATAGCCCCTTTTGCACCCATAGATACCACGATTAAATCAACCTTTTCGAGTAAGGGCATTGCGGCCTCAACAATCTCATCTACTTGGGCAACCTGTTTTTTTATTAGCCTGCTGAACTCATGTATATTCGGTTTTATCATATAAGGATGGGCATCGATGACTTTTTGCAGCGCATTTCCATCTGCATCAAAGACAACCTTAACACCCTTTTCCTTTAGCATGGTTATAATCTGATAAAATAAAAGCTCATTTATACCTTTTGGATGACCGCTGCTTATTATTACCATATTATTTGCATTCATCGCCCTTATCTTCTCCAGGAAGATGGATATATCCACAGGCGATACCACAAGGTCGTGGGTAGCAAGAAGGGTTTTAAGTCTTTTGTTTTTCTGTTGAATAGTTATATTTGAACGGGTTTCAGAGTTGACCCTTACAAAGTCGCAGACAATACCCTCATTTATGAGCATGCTTTCTAATTCAAGACCCCTGTAACCACCGATAAAACCAAAAACCGTTGCCTCACCGCCTAATCCCAATATAGCCCTTGCGACATCAATGCCTTTTCCTGAAGGCCATTTTTTTTCCAAAACCACCTTGTTTACATCATCATAGATGAGTTCATCAACATAAAAATTTATGTCGAGGCATGGGCTCAATGCAATTACAGATATCATATTTTTTTCTAAATTTTTTAAAATATTATTTAAAAAATTACAACTCTTTTCAGATTGTTTTTTTTATTTTTTCATGGTAATTAGTCAATCATACACAAATATATAAAAAAATCAAAAAATGAAAATAATCTTTATTTTTTTATTTTTATTTATTCCCCATTTAGTCTTTGGTGCAGCATTTCTTATATATAATCAGGATGTCAAGGCAAACAGCATGGGTATGGCTGCCAGTGCCTCTATAGACAATAGTTCTGCTGTATTCTACAATCCTGCCATACTTCCTAACCTGAAAGGTTTTGGGTTTTTAGTGGGTGACATCATAGCATACCCAAAGATGACCTACAAAGACCCTATTTCAGGTGAAAGTTTTGTAACAAAATCAGGTTCTCACCATATACCCCATCTATATATGAGATATACAAAAGAAAGGTTCTCTGCCGGTATCGGGGTATTTTCACCCTTTGGTCTCTCCACAGAATGGCCTAAAAACTGGATAGGTAGATACAATATAGTATATGCAGGTATCAAAACCACCTTTTTAAATCCTGTTATGGCATATAAGATAAATGATGTCATATCTATAGGCGGTGGCATCTCATATGTTAAAAGTGAAGTTACATTTAAAAACGCCATAAACCTATTTCCGCTCCAGGATGGGCTGGCAAGCCTCTCCGGCCATGGGGACGGGATAGGGTATAACGGCGCTGCCCTTTTTAATCTACCTCGTGATTTTGCCTTATCCTTAACATACAGGAGCCCCGTGAAAATAAAATACAGGGGAAGGGCAAACTTTTATCTCCCCCCTCCTTTTGCCCCTATTTCCACAGAAGCATCTACAAGACTCACCCTGCCTTTTATATTTGCCACAGGTATCGCAAAAAAAACCGAAAAAGCTGTTTTTGAGGCAGATATATTATATACTGGGTGGTCATCCATGAGCCATTATCGGATTTCATCAGATAATGGAATGGCAGATGGATTTTTTTATAAAAACTGGAGAAATTCCATGAGTATTGCCCTGGGCATGAACTATCTCGCAGGAAAAAATACGGAAGCGAGGGCAGGGTATATGTATGACAGGACACCTATACCTAAAAAGACCCTTGGCCCTGAACTTCCAGACAGCACAAGGCATATTTTTACTATGGGTATGACCTACAAAAAAGGTGATTATAGGATAAACTTAGGCTACCAGGCCACCTTTTTTAATGATACCAGGTCTTACTTGACAGGATTAGATGGTAAATATAGTGGCTTTGCCCACCTTGTCATGCTGGGCTTAGGGTTTGAAAAATGATTTTTCGTAATTATAAGAAAGCAGTATAAGATGACAGAGAATATAAAAAAAAGCGCCTTGGTAAATATAAAAAAAGGGATTGCAAACGGGCTTTCCATCACCTTTGTCATGGTCAAGGTCATTGTCCCCTGTTATATCCTTATCGAGATTATAAAACACATGGGTATCATAGGCACAATAAGCGATTTTTTTAAGCCCTTTATGAAATTTATGGGGCTTCCTGGCGAGGCAGCCCTTGGCCTCATAGCAGGTTATGCCATAAACCTATATGCTGCCATTGCAGTCCTTTCACCCCTTAATCTTTCCACTAAAGATATTACAATCATTGCTTTGATTTTGGGTATATCCCATAGTTTGTCTGTAGAGACCCCGGTGACACAGCAGACAGGTGTAAATGCATGGGTGCTTCTTATTTTAAGAATACTGCTTAGTTTATTGGCAGGGGCAGGCCTGAACATCTTATGGAAGTTATTTTAACAGCTTTAAAAAATTCTGCCATCCTTACAGGGCAACTCCTTTTAATCATACTACCCCTTACCATCTCCTATGAATTTTTAAAGCACAGGCAGGAGGTTTTATCAAAAAAACAGTTTAGATTTTTAGGCATATCTGCCCATGGGCTCATCCCCCTCATAACAGGCATAGTAATAGGCCTCACCTATGGGGCAGGCGTAATAATCCACTCTATTAGGTCATCGAATATGGATAAAAAAGAGGCATTTCTGATACTCCTCTTTCTTTCCATATGTCATGCCATTATAGAGGATACTTTAATCTTTGTGGTAATAGGGGCAAACGGTTTGATCATCATTGTGGCCAGGTTTTTCCTTGCCTTTGTATTTACCTTTGTTGCCCACAGATGGTTATCTTTTAAAAAGACCCTTTAGGTTTTCCATAAGGCTTGTAAGATCAAGAGGCAGGCTTATCTGGTTACCTTGAGCCATGTCCCTTACAACCATCTCGCCTTTGTCTAACTCATGGTCGCCTATTATGATAACCATATCTGCCCCCAGAGAATCTGCATAGCGCATCTGTGATTTTAATGACTTTGCATCGGGGAGATAAAAAAACCTTATATGGTTTTCGCTAAAGAGCTTCATCAAGGGGACTATGAGTCTTTTTGCCCTTTCACCTAAGTAAGCCAGGAAAATGGCATTTCCATTTTTTGAACCAGGCAATTCTATGAGCAGAGAAAGCCTATCCACGCCTATTGCAAAGCCTATGCCAGGGACAGGAGGCCCTCCCATAGACTTAACAAGATGGTCATATCTGCCCCCTGCCAGAAAGGCATTTTGGGCACCCAGGCTGCCTGATATGACCTCAAACACGGTTTTTGTGTAGTAATCAAGACCACGAACAAGCCTTTTATTGACTCTAATTTGTATGCCAAAATCGTTTATATAAGTTAAAAATTCATCAAAATGTGTCTTACAATGGCTACAGAGGTTATCAAACAACAGGGGCGATGAACTGCTAATTTCTTTACATTCAGGGTTTTTACAATCAAAGATCCTAAGGGGATTTTTTTCCAGCCTTCTATTGCAATCTTCACAAAGACCATTTCTTCGGTTGTTAAAATATTCCACCATCAACCCTTTGAATCCCTCCCTGCATACAGGACATCCTACGCTGTTTACCTCTATGGTGTATTCTTGCATACCCATGGATTTAAGCATAAGGGATATCATCCAAATTAGTTCTGCATCAATAATAGGCGCCTCGACACCAAATACCTCCACATCGATCTGCCTGAATTCTCTATACCTCCCTTTTTGAGGCCTTTCATGCCTGAACATGGGCCCTATGGAAAATAGCTTGCTAATCCTCTCCTGGGCATATTTGCCTGTTTCAAGGTATGCCCTTACCATACCTGCAGTTGCCTCAGGCCTGAGTGTAACAGAATCGCCACCGCTATCCCTGAAGGTAAACATCTCCTTTTCAACAATATCTGTGGTATCTCCTATGCTCCTTACAAAGAGACCTGTATTTTCTAATACTGGTATTATGATTTCTTTAAAACCAAAAAGCCCCAGATACTTCCTGGAAATATCCTCTATGTATCTGAATCTTTCTACCTCATCTCCATAGATGTCTCTAAATCCTCTTAAGGTTTTTATCTTTTCCATAACCTTTACTCACCAATAAAATATTTTTTATTTTTCTTCAAATCCAAATAACTTAACCACATGGATATGACATATATATCCCCACGCAAGAGACATTACCGAATATCTCTTATCATGTATCCCAGGGAGGTGAAAACAAGGGATATTTAAATTCTATTACATATGGCTCATCCCATGTCATGGCCTTGAGTGTCTTTTTAAGGCCCTCTGGAGAACCTACTTTTTTTCCATTAATGCCAAAGTCTTTGGAAATCTTTACAAAATCAGGGTTTACAAGCCCCATGGAGCCGCCTATATTGTATCTTTTTACCATCATGTCCTCGAGTATTCCAAAGGATTCGTTATTGTATATGAGTATAACTACTGGGATATTGTATCTTTTTATGGTAGAGAGTTCACTTAAACAGGGCAGTGCCCCTCCATCTCCGGAAATGGCCATGCAGGGCGCATTTGGCACACCGATCTTTGCTCCTATTGAGGCAGGGATACCATAAAATATGGGTGAAATACCCCTTGGTGATATAAATGTCCGTTGTTTATATGCGGGGAAATAGTATTCTGCCCAGTAAGAAATTAGGTTAAGATCCCATATTGTGATGGTATCTTCCGGGATAGAAGACCTTATAGCCTCTACAATACCATAGCCTTTTTCTTTTTTAAGTAATACCATCCTCTCTTCCTGCCTTTGTTTTTTAATAAGTTTTAAATCCCAGGCAAATGTTTTTTTATGGAGGATGCCTTCAAGCATAGAAATAAAACCCTTTATATCCCAGGCACAAGCAATTGTCGAAGGATAGTTTTTGTTAAGCCATTGGTTATCTAAATCTATATGTATAAGATCTTTTATCTTTACACCCCTTCTTTTTGCGTCTACATCCCTTAGTCTTGTGCCAATAGCAATTACCAGATCTGATTCCCTTAAGACCCTTTGGGCAACTCCTTTTTGTATTACATTTCCAAGGCAACAGGGAAGTCTTTCATCTAAAACGCCCTTGCCCCCGGTGGTTATAAAAAAAGGTATGGATGCATTCATACACATCTTGGCCAGTGTCTGGCCAGCATATTCAAACATGGCTGATTTGCCGCATATAATAACAGGCCTTTCTTTGTTTTGTATGATTGCCTCTATCTTTTCTGCCATTTCCTCCATAGTTAGAGACCCTTTTTGTTCTGTAAAAGATACTGCACTTAAGGGTTTTTTGGTTGTTTCTTTAGGTATTTCTCTGTCCAGGAAGACAAAGGGTATAGATATGATGGTAGGCCCTTTCCTGTTCGTTGTTGCTTCTGTGTATGCAGATTTCAATGAAGGTATGAGTTCATCAAGGGAAGACACATAATAGGCCCTTTTTATGAAATATCTAAAGATGTTTTCAGGTTCTGCCAGTTCATGGAGTATACCTCTGCCGTGTTCTTCTCTTTTTGTATCTATATGGAAGATTATTAATGGTGTATCGTCGCCATAAGCCTCCATGCAGCCTGAAACTACATTGCCTAACCCTGGTCCTGGGGTAACAAACAATACCCCTGTTTTGCCTGATGCCCTTGCGTAACCGTCTGCCATAAAGGTGATATTTGACTCATGTCTACCCATGATGACATTTAGGCCATAGGCCCTGAATGCCTCATCCAAGGAGATGGTGTGTATGCCTGGTAGGTAGAATATATCATTGATATTATTTTGCTTTAGAAAATTTGCTATCTCATATTTGGCCTGCATGCATCTAATCACCTAAAAAATTTTTTTAAGTTTAGCACGCCATAACTGAAAATCAAATAAAAAATGAGGTCTTTGCAAAATATAACAAAGACCTCAAAAGATATAAAAATATTTTTCCGTTTTTTCTTTTAATCTAAAGAACTTATCCACAGGAGCCAAGCTGATGTGCCCTTGGGCATAAGGTCTTTTTTAAATGTGCCGTTTTCTTGATTTGATGTAAACTTTATTAAAAAATATTTTTTTAATTTTTGTAACTATCTAAAATTATAGATATTTATTGCGAGAAGATTTTTAACAACCCTATGTTATTTTGATTCATATTGCTTTCAAGTTTAGCATACTGAACCATAAAGTTAAATAAAATTTTACTTGACAAATTAGCAAATTATTTGTTTAATAACGTAAACTTTCTGTAGGCTTATAGTGTTATTATGAAAATTGACGGTGCAAGCATAGGTGAACGGATAAAAATGCTAAGGCAGGCTAAGTCCCTTACGCAGGAAGAGTTAGCTATAAGGGCAGGATTAACAAAAGGGTTTATCTCGCAGATAGAGAGAAATCTTACATCGCTATCCGTCGAGAGCCTGATCGGTATCCTTGATGCCCTTGATGAAAAACCATCTACCTTTTTTGACGGTGCCCTGGATGAGAAGATTGTTTTTAAGGCAAAAGATAGGGTTGACCTTGAGATGGACAATGTAAAGGCTTTTCAAATACTTGTGCCTGCTGCTCAGAACAGACAGATGGACCCTGCTCTTTTGGAATTAAGTGCCCAGGAGAAGACCCCTGAAGAAGAGCCCCATGAAGGAGAGGAATTTGGTTTTGTAATGAATGGTAGCATAGAGCTTGTTTTAGGTGGTAAGGTTTATAAAATTAAAAAAGGGGAATGTTTTTATTTCAGGGCTACAAAAAAGCACTATATAGTCAACAAAAAGAAGAATAAGGCATATGTTTTATGGGTATCTTCGCCTCCAAACTTTTAACATTAATATCATTAT
Proteins encoded in this window:
- the pal gene encoding peptidoglycan-associated lipoprotein Pal, with the translated sequence MKIKWFGIITLVFVLGIFFSFGCGQQVVKTEAEKPKAPEVQVVVPKAEEAKKEEPAPVAEKEVPKAAPVAAVELKDIFFDFDKYNIRPGDAETLKKNLDWFKANPGKKVRIEGHCDERGTVEYNLVLGQKRADSTKNYLINLGVNGKLLETVSYGKERPFDPGHNEEAWAKNRRAHFLVIK
- a CDS encoding hexose kinase, giving the protein MISVIALSPCLDINFYVDELIYDDVNKVVLEKKWPSGKGIDVARAILGLGGEATVFGFIGGYRGLELESMLINEGIVCDFVRVNSETRSNITIQQKNKRLKTLLATHDLVVSPVDISIFLEKIRAMNANNMVIISSGHPKGINELLFYQIITMLKEKGVKVVFDADGNALQKVIDAHPYMIKPNIHEFSRLIKKQVAQVDEIVEAAMPLLEKVDLIVVSMGAKGAIAITKEKVLHAVPPTVKVRSSMGAGDYLIAGMTFLLSCGDDIENALVLGVACGTAATLRQEQHPLAKKEVEEIKKNVIIKKF
- a CDS encoding outer membrane protein transport protein; its protein translation is MKIIFIFLFLFIPHLVFGAAFLIYNQDVKANSMGMAASASIDNSSAVFYNPAILPNLKGFGFLVGDIIAYPKMTYKDPISGESFVTKSGSHHIPHLYMRYTKERFSAGIGVFSPFGLSTEWPKNWIGRYNIVYAGIKTTFLNPVMAYKINDVISIGGGISYVKSEVTFKNAINLFPLQDGLASLSGHGDGIGYNGAALFNLPRDFALSLTYRSPVKIKYRGRANFYLPPPFAPISTEASTRLTLPFIFATGIAKKTEKAVFEADILYTGWSSMSHYRISSDNGMADGFFYKNWRNSMSIALGMNYLAGKNTEARAGYMYDRTPIPKKTLGPELPDSTRHIFTMGMTYKKGDYRINLGYQATFFNDTRSYLTGLDGKYSGFAHLVMLGLGFEK
- a CDS encoding nucleoside recognition domain-containing protein, which translates into the protein MTENIKKSALVNIKKGIANGLSITFVMVKVIVPCYILIEIIKHMGIIGTISDFFKPFMKFMGLPGEAALGLIAGYAINLYAAIAVLSPLNLSTKDITIIALILGISHSLSVETPVTQQTGVNAWVLLILRILLSLLAGAGLNILWKLF
- the hisS gene encoding histidine--tRNA ligase; translated protein: MEKIKTLRGFRDIYGDEVERFRYIEDISRKYLGLFGFKEIIIPVLENTGLFVRSIGDTTDIVEKEMFTFRDSGGDSVTLRPEATAGMVRAYLETGKYAQERISKLFSIGPMFRHERPQKGRYREFRQIDVEVFGVEAPIIDAELIWMISLMLKSMGMQEYTIEVNSVGCPVCREGFKGLMVEYFNNRRNGLCEDCNRRLEKNPLRIFDCKNPECKEISSSSPLLFDNLCSHCKTHFDEFLTYINDFGIQIRVNKRLVRGLDYYTKTVFEVISGSLGAQNAFLAGGRYDHLVKSMGGPPVPGIGFAIGVDRLSLLIELPGSKNGNAIFLAYLGERAKRLIVPLMKLFSENHIRFFYLPDAKSLKSQMRYADSLGADMVIIIGDHELDKGEMVVRDMAQGNQISLPLDLTSLMENLKGLFKR
- a CDS encoding thiamine pyrophosphate-binding protein encodes the protein MQAKYEIANFLKQNNINDIFYLPGIHTISLDEAFRAYGLNVIMGRHESNITFMADGYARASGKTGVLFVTPGPGLGNVVSGCMEAYGDDTPLIIFHIDTKREEHGRGILHELAEPENIFRYFIKRAYYVSSLDELIPSLKSAYTEATTNRKGPTIISIPFVFLDREIPKETTKKPLSAVSFTEQKGSLTMEEMAEKIEAIIQNKERPVIICGKSAMFEYAGQTLAKMCMNASIPFFITTGGKGVLDERLPCCLGNVIQKGVAQRVLRESDLVIAIGTRLRDVDAKRRGVKIKDLIHIDLDNQWLNKNYPSTIACAWDIKGFISMLEGILHKKTFAWDLKLIKKQRQEERMVLLKKEKGYGIVEAIRSSIPEDTITIWDLNLISYWAEYYFPAYKQRTFISPRGISPIFYGIPASIGAKIGVPNAPCMAISGDGGALPCLSELSTIKRYNIPVVILIYNNESFGILEDMMVKRYNIGGSMGLVNPDFVKISKDFGINGKKVGSPEGLKKTLKAMTWDEPYVIEFKYPLFSPPWDT
- a CDS encoding XRE family transcriptional regulator is translated as MKIDGASIGERIKMLRQAKSLTQEELAIRAGLTKGFISQIERNLTSLSVESLIGILDALDEKPSTFFDGALDEKIVFKAKDRVDLEMDNVKAFQILVPAAQNRQMDPALLELSAQEKTPEEEPHEGEEFGFVMNGSIELVLGGKVYKIKKGECFYFRATKKHYIVNKKKNKAYVLWVSSPPNF